Genomic window (Syngnathus typhle isolate RoL2023-S1 ecotype Sweden linkage group LG4, RoL_Styp_1.0, whole genome shotgun sequence):
ttgttcccaaagatgatcttttttctgaaataattttacgtttacggacttaagtaggagtcaaaatttgggtgcgtattatacatgggtacgggcttttttccagtataaacatgccatttttagggtgcgtattacgtatacatgggggcgcattatacatgggaaaaaacggtagttacatCAATTTATTTATCTTTCCTAAAATATGTTTTGCGCTTACTCATTTTTTATCTCTTCATCAGCAAATACCAAAATCAGCACAAGGGCAAGGCCAGATTTTAGCATTAGCAACACGACAACCTTGCTTCGCTCCATTCTCGTCACAGCGCTCGAAATATTTGGTGAATGGAGACTGTACGTTTGTTTGTCTTCAGCATGTCCTGCACGGCCTGCGACGGTCTGTGCGATAAAGTCTGCGAGGAGAAGGTCATCGACTCCATGGATGCCGCGCAGTCCCTGAAAGGCTGTACGGTTATCAAAGGCAACCTTCACATCAATATCCGCAGAGGCCGTGAGTACTTTCCACTCGGTGACATTTGTCAAACATAACGAAACATGTCTCACCGTTCCGAAACCTTAAAAGGAGCGCCGAGTTGTCGCTCGGTGGCTCTGAGGTAGTAGTCCAAACATTTGCGAGCAAAACACTTTTTACAATCGGCGCTGATGTCACACGGCGTCTAGACCAGGACCTTGGAAAGTCTGAGGACCGTGTCATTTCCTGCACTTCAAACTATAAATACGCAGACGAAGAAAGTCTGACCGTGttcaaaatgaaatgttttttcgGACATTGTCTTTACAGACAACATGGTGGCCGAGCTGGAGAGCTCCACGGGTTTGATCCAGAGGGTGACGGGCTACGTGCGCATACGACACTCGCACACGCTCAGCTCGCTAGCCTTTCTGCGTAGCCTGCGATACATCGACGGCGAGGAACTCCTGGATGAGTAAGAAGatgcatactttttttttttttaagtttacaGTTGTGATTTTTGAGTTTTAGGGTCCAATGGAGCTAAATGCTTAGGAGAGATAAAAGTCAAAAGTTTGACTGTATCTTCGATTGGACCTAAAAGGTTAAAGATTCAAATGTATAAGGATAACAGCAGAATCAGTCTTAACGGTTCAGGAAAACGTCCTCCACTTGTTTCTCCTTGAGTTCACAAGAGTTTTGCTGTCCCAAGGCGCCACATTGCAGTCATTCCTTTAGTCTGGGTGGTACCCAGCGAATCATAAAAAGCcacatcgccccccccccccccccaattctcTTCAGATCTTATTTTCTCCTCATCCCTCCATGATTAATGATAACAAACTGGATCGGAATGTCTGGTAATGAGCAAGAATGCTGCAGAGTTGCCACATGATTTGATTTGTCTGCGGCAAAAGCGCATCTCAGAAGGTGTCGTGGTTCTCAAAAGTGTGGAAGGAGCAAATCTCCACCTTTTTGTCCACTTTAGTCCCCTATTCATAATTAAAAAGTCAGATTTAAAGGATTGCAAGAGCTGACGTAGCCTAGCGTGTGCTGCTCGTTACATATGCTCAGTCACTTTTTGGTCCAAATACTTTTGAGCACCTGAGGTGCTCTGGCGTAAAATGACGTCAAATTGAATTTGAATTGATGATTCAATAGAACTTTCTTTCCTCCTAGCATGTACGCCTTCTCGGCATTTGACAACCAGCAGCTGCAGTACCTGTGGGACTGGAAGCAGCACAACCTCACCATCCGGAGCGGGAAGCTGTTCTTCCGGGCCAACCCCAAACTATGCGTGTCGGAGATCCAGAAGATGTGGGAGCAGACGGGCGTTCCGGGGCGCTTCGACGAGAGCGACTACCGAAACAACGGCGACCGAGCCAGCTGTACGCTCCAAAGCCGTCCAAATATTTCCTGTTTTCCTTGGGTTTGCCGCTAGCTTAGTTTGGCACGTTCCActgcgtgattttttttttccattaagaGCAGACATTATTGCGATTTCGACTCCCTTCGCCGTTTGCGATCAGAGTTTTACCGGTTCAAATTTTACACATCATTACTTAAATGATGTTTATGGAAGTGGTGGAAGATGGACAAGAAATTTCGTCCAATATTTGTGTGTATAATTTTGTATTCTATTTCCGTCCCTGATTCTCAGCTAATGTTAACGTCGGTTATTTTAACATCTGGATAGCGCTGCGTTGTCGGCTGCCATCCGACAGATGTGTTCAATTGTGTTGCTTTTCATCTTGTTTCCTCTTGTGCTCTTCAAATGGATGCTGAGTCGAgcggaacgagaaaaaaaacgcATCATCAAAAAACCCTGAAGTCTCTTGACTTTTAAGGTCAACTCAAGAACTCCTTTTGATGCCCTAGAACTGTCTTTTGCACCCTCAGGCGAAAGCACCATCCTGAAGTTCAAGTCCAacaccaccagcagcaccagGATCAAGCTGACCTGGCAGCGCTACCGCCCCCGAGACTACCGAGACCTCATCAGCTTTATCGTCTACTACAAAGAGGCGTACGTCCTCCCTTCTTCTGATCTCAGCTGTGATTCCTCCTGATGATCACTCACGACGGTACGCTCATGATTGACCCGTCTCCCTTCCCGCAGGCCGTACCAGAACATCACCGAGTTCGAGGGTCAGGACGGCTGCGGCTCCAACAGCTGGAACATGGTGGATGTGGAGCTGCACCAGGAGAAGGACATCGACCCCGGCGTGCTGCTGTCCGGCCTGAAGCCATGGACGCAGTACGCCATCTTCGTCAAGGCCATCACGCTCATGGTGGATGACAAGCAGATTCCCAGCGCAAAGAGCAAAGTGGTCTACATCCGCACCAGCCCCTCAGGTAAATATGAAATTGAAATATGAATGTGGCTTTGGCAATACACTTGAGCATCTGTTTTGTTTCTCTAGCGCCCTCTATGCCTCAGGACGTGCGCGCCTACTCCAACTCCTCCACGCAGCTGGTGGTGCGCTGGCTGCCCCCGGTGTCGCCCAACGGCAATCAAACCTACTACCTGGTGCGATGGCAGCAACAGGCCGAAGACCGAGAACTGTACCAACACAACTACTGCTCCAAAGGTGCTGATGCAGTGCTCGAAACTTCAAGCTGGAAATGGAATGACAACAAGTCTCCCTCTGCAGATTTGAAGATCCCCGTAAGGATGGCGGCGGTCGGGGTGGGGGACCAGGAGGACGACACCAAGCCCACCAAGTCAGACCCCGACAGTCCTGAGAAGGGCTCCTGCTGCCCTTGCCCCAAATCCGTAGAGGACCTGGAGGCGGAAGCCGCGGACGCCTCCTACCGGAAAGTCTTTGAGAACTTCCTGCACAACTCCATCTTCACTCCTaggtgggcttttttttttttttttttttccccatgcctTATTTAAACAAACTTTTCCACTTCGATTAGTGTAGTGGGGGATTTTACTGTCCTGTGTAAAATCCCctatccaacttttttttcaacGCCATTATGTTGCTTTTGTTTCTGGATGTGCCTTCTTGGTCAAAGTTGAGTGGCCGCAAAAATGGCTGGTGCTGTTTTGGTGACTCTATTTACAAAATTGCTCACTAGTTGTCCTTTTTTCCCTGAGGCTGCAAAGCGTTGAAAACAACTCGATGACTCACTGGAACAcaagcccacacacacacacacacacacagaatgacTTGAGATAGTTTCAAAGCAAACAACAAACCTCACTGCATCTGACATCTGCTCGCAAATAACCAACAACAGACCTGTGAtgcttttattgaaaacaaccaaCTTACTTCCCCCCCCACTCTAGGTCAGTCTTTCCGAAACGTTTTAACCCACACGGTCCCTTTGGTGCACCGACACAGATGGCGCACCCCCTGTTTCCGTCAGACAcgcacaataaaaacaaacgcACACAAAAACATGCGAAACCAGGCAAAGCTGATCAAAgtgtcaaaatgaaataaactgcCGCCCCCTTGTGACAGATTTGGGTGGTGCACCTTACAGGATGCAGCCTAGCAGCTAAATTGCCTCCAGGGTCGAATGTTGAACTTTGCTCTTTAAATTCTTCTTTTTTCAGACCTCCCGATCGCCGCCGCCGAGATCTCTTCAGCATCGCCAACGCCACCCACTCGCGACGCCAGCACTGGCCTCACTCCAACGCCAGCACCGTCTCCCCCCTGCAGGCCGCCGCCAACGGCAGCGGCGCCGACCCGGAGCCGGCGGAGCAAGAGTTTGAGTTTGTGGAACAGGCGGTGACGGAACGCGAGCTGCAGATCTTCGGTTTGCAGCCGTTCACCGTGTACCGCATCGACGTCCACGCCTGCAATCGGCAGGTGCAGCGTTGCAGCGCCGCcgagtttgttttctccagaACCAAACCGGCAGGTTAGTGGAAAACGTGGGTAGAATTGAAAAAGGATTATATTTAACGAGTGTCTATTTCCGTTTCCCCTTCCAGAAAAAGCAGATGACATTCCGGGCGTTGTGTCCTGGGACAGCAACGAGGACTCTGTGTCCCTGCGCTGGCCCGAGCCAACCCACCCCAACGGCCTCATTCTCATGTACGAGATAAAATTCATGCTGGGCACCGAGGTACgtccaaaaaaatatatactcacCTTTGCTGCATCAGCACCTTTCTTTGCTTCGACCCAAGTCGTGTCATGGCTAAAATTAGTAGTAAATAATGTGGGGAGAAAATATTCCTGCATCCACAAACGGATTGCGGTCAACCTTGGAAAAAATGTCGGTACTTGTCTCTCTCTGTACTTCACGGTCcaatggttgtgtgtgtgtgtgtcagactgAGAAGCACGAATGCGTGTCAGGTCAGCTGTATCGGACACAGCGCGGCATCCGCCTGTCCAACCTAGGTCCGGGCAACTACTCGCTGAGGGTCCGGGCGACGTCGTTGGCTGGGAACGGATCGTGGACCCAACCGGTCGATCTCTATGTGGCCAAACGTAAGACACGCACAGCGACAGACTCCTAATTATCAATACACGGGACATAAGTTGAAATATTGGCTGTGCTTGACCCATCAGAACCTGATAATTTCCTCTACGTCGCCGTATGCGCCCCCACAATCATGTTGTTCCTCGGCTTCGTGTTCTCCGTGTTCTTCACTCTGAGCAGGAAAAGGTACGTTGCTGCGATGATGTCGCCATTATAAACATTTACTGATTGCATAAACTGAAacgtccattttttttaatcaacatgTAAATAGACCAACACTGTCCAACACAAGCAAATATCtcacgtatttttttttttttatcattcgtagctccaaaaaataaaaatattttggccatttttctgaatttaaaaagaaaaaaaaaacccatttatTTTGTGACACTTGTTGCTTATGCTGATTTTTAGATTCAGGTGAATATTTGCTTAAATTTACTGTTAATGGagacaaattgttttatttccaaTTGAAACTTTTGAGAGGAGGTCCTGTGTTTGCAAATGAGCCACTGCTCACCCTGCCtctgaaatatttttgtttttctcagaaATATGACTTTTCAGTTTTCTATTTGGTATTCTATGTGATTAGTCCGCATTTCGTTGCTGCTAGGAACAATGATCGGCTCGGAAATGGAGTTCTGTACGCGTCGGTCAACCCGGAATACTTCAGTGCGGCTGAAAGTGAGTACAGTCGAAGCGGATGCAGTCAAACTAAAAGGTCACTGTCAACAAGTGGTTCCCAAAATGGACCTTCAGAAAATGTCCTCACTTCAAAATGGTCACTTTGACAACAAGTTGAAGGCTAGCCGCTTTTCTCCGCCGCACAGTGTACGTGCCCGACGAGTGGGAGGTGGCACGCGAGAAGATCTCCCTGAGCCGCGAGCTGGGCCAGGGCTCGTTCGGCATGGTCTACGAAGGCATCGCCAAGGGCGTGGTGAAGGATGAACCCGAGACGCGGGTGGCCATCAAGACGGTGAACGAGTCGGCTAGCATGAGGGAACGCATCGAGTTCCTCAACGAGGCTTCTGTCATGAAGGAGTTCAACTGTCATCATGTGGTATGTATGCACTCACACTTTTCATGTCATAGGTAGACCTTTGGCTCATCCTCCATTTTGGATAGGTGCGTCTCCTGGGGGTGGTGTCTCAGGGCCAGCCCACCCTGGTCATCATGGAGCTGATGACACAGGGAGACCTCAAGAGCTACTTGCGCTCCCTCCGACCGAAAGAGGTAATGACAACCGAGTCAGCCAGCAAATACAAtcgaagaaattaaaaaaattctctggatatgaaaatatttaagagaacaattaaaagaaaaaaaatcttgattcATTTCATTGATGCACCCTCCCTTCTGCATTTCTTCCAACAGCAGTGGTCCACTTTGTCCCTGCCGCCCCTGAAGAAAATGCTGCAAATGGCTGGCCAGATTGCCGATGGCATGGCGTACCTCAACGCCGGCAAGTTTGTGCACCGAGACCTGGCGGCGCGCAACTGTATGGTGGCGGAGGACTTTACCGTCAAGATAGGAGGTAACTTGTTTGACAACGTCGATCCAATCTCCCGACGTTCGATAATGATCGACACATGCCGGCTTGTACCTTTTCACAGACTTCGGCATGACCCGAGACATCTACGAGACGGACTACTACCGTAAAGGCGGGAAGGGCCTGCTTCCCGTCCGGTGGATGTCACCCGAGTCTTTGAAGGACGGCGTTTTCACCACCAATTCCGACGTCTGGTAAGCGCGCAGTACTTGCATGGGTCTTTATGACAGatcttctattttatttactATTCTCTTTGATAGTTTATAAAATCTCGCCGTCAATGATGTTTTCATCTCCAGGCCCAAGTTTTGTATTCAGTCAGCGTCATAAGCCCTCAAAACTACATGTGTCTGTTCAGGTCGTTCGGGGTGGTGTTGTGGGAGATCGCCACGCTGGCGGAGCAACCCTACCAAGGTCTGTCCAATGAGCAGGTGCTGCGCTTTGTCATGGAGGGAGGCCTGTTGGACAAACCGCAAAACTGCCCCGACTTGCTGTAAGTCCATTCTCTCGACCTCAAACGATTTTGTTGTCGATTCACACAACATTGTTGTCAGACGTCGTTTTTATTCCAATTTGTAATTGCGTGCAGGTTTGAGCTGATGCGCATGTGCTGGCAGTACAACCCCAAGATGCGTCCATCTTTCGTGGAAATCATCGGCAGCGTGAAGGACGAGCTGGAGCCGTCCTTCCGTGAGGTCAGTTTCTTCTACAGCGCCGACAACAGGCTGCCCGACACTCAGGCCCCGCCGCAGCCTCAGCAACACGCAGATAGCATGGATGACGTCCGTTTGGACACGCCTTCCTCGCCCGGATCCCACCCTCCTCCGCCCGGGCCCACGCTAACCCCCGACTCGCCCGCACGGCCCTGCACGGACAAGGAGCCTGTTGGGCACCAAGCGGCTAACGGGGTGACGTCGTCATCGCCGGGGGCGGGAGCGCCGCCCAACGGGAGCGACTCCGTCGCCGCCATGCAGGCGACCCTGGACGAGCTGCCACCCTACGCCCACATGAACGGGGGGCGCAAAAACCAGCGTGCCATGCCCCTCCCTCAGTCATCTGCCTGCTGATTGGACGGAGCAAAGACTCAAACCTATCCTGCTGTAACGTcaccttttttttgttctacTAGATGCAACACTGCCCCCTTGCTGCCGAAAAAACACCTTGGAGGGAGTTGCTTGTTTTATATACGGTatcttacgtttttttttttcttttttagtagAAACATAATTTCAGTCCATTTTTGGGCAGGCTTTATGGATGCTTAACGGGGAGAAGAAGCACTTACAGAGGGAGGTCCTCCACGTTGCCACCTTAGTGCTGGTAGGTGTGGGAACGACATAAGAAACTACATTTTGATACTCTGGTCTCTATTTTGATGATTCATTTTGTACTGGCATCAAAATCTGAGCCACAAGTCGTTGCCGAGTGCGGCGAATCAACACcgaaacagtaaaaaaaaaaaaaatcacaacctAACCATGACTTTCCTTTTAGTCGTTTTTGAAGAGCATTTATGTTGACGACAAAAAATAGCgtgaaaaatgaggaaaaacgtCTTTAAAAGCAAAACGGTGCAAATGCTTGGATGTACGAACAATGAGCACAACTGTAtatcaaaacacacaaacaaaatcctCATAACACGACGATAGTtttcgaggggggggggttcaagaACATTCAAATTGTCCATTTATGGGTACCTTCTTGAACTCGACAAAAAATGATGGTGTGGTCTCGATTCCGTTGTTCCATTTTGTGTCAACATCGAAGTCTGACATTAAATCATCATGGTCTGTGAATCGACACGGTACGtcacttataaaaaaaaacggtacaaaaAAATGGCAGAGATTTTGAGATTGGTACTTAACAAGAAAAAATGGCGCAACAGCCTACCTACCAAGTCAAAATATTTGTATaatgcagaaaaacaaaaacgtaccAAAACATCATTTTGATATTGCAGTTTCCATTTCGAGACTCCACGTTGTCTAGGCATTACAAATCTGAGCCACAAATTGTTGCGAATCGACGCCAAAACAACAAGTCACGGTGGTGTTATtgaggcttttcttttttttttttttttttttttaaatgtttttcaagaGCATTTAGGCCagccttttttttgtctgtttgggTGAGACTTTTTCTACTTTTTTATACGGTCCCCATGTTCATGTTGTacagagaaaagaaaagacaagctGCTATTCCTTATTTTCTCTTGTGGTTGTAATATAGATtctctataaatatatatgactTGATGAGTATATAAGAGACCTTCaggttgaatttgttttttttgttaaatgtaACTGAGCTGGTTTCAAAGAAGTACgcctcatatttttttttctttgaaaagaGTCCCAAGTCAATCTCAGGTTTGTGCTGCCATTTTGGGCTTTATTTGTTAAGGATTGTTAGCCCTGttgtcaataaaaataaacacgcaATTCTTgatgagatatatatatatatatatataaatcacaCACATTTGTACATAGCCGCCTCTTCACCGTACTCTGTTTTCGCcaccaaatggatggatgttagttGATGATGTTAGTACGCTCTCGTTTTAAGCTAGCTGTCGCGCACAAGCTGCCACGTGGTCCcctcatttccattttttataaaacaaaaaaatgtcaacaaccaCAAGTTAAATGAAATTGTTTTGGTCTAACTGTCACACTAGCCGCTAAGCTGGCTGCTCCTTGAGGTCCTGAATCTTTCCAGATTTTAATAATTCTTATTTTTAGATAGGCGCTATGCTAGCTCACTTGCTAACTGTTACTACATTGATAGGCTGTATTAGCCTCTTACGTTCAACTAGCTGCTCAACTAGTTACCGAGCTAGTCCTCAAACTTGCTGTCATAAATATACTGCGACAAAATGATATTTTGAGTGTGGTACACAAAATCAAATCAtcccaaaattattattttttcagtaTTGTACAGGTATGCTTAATCATTACCAAATGGacattaatatatatttttaaacactacacatttttaaaaaattattctTCAGCTAGCATCCAAAATGTGACCGCTGACTCAGCTGGCTAGCTAGCTATTGCTAATGAAGACATCAAGTCTCGCACTACAATAAAATATCGTTAAATCACCCTACAAAATGGCGGCAGTATACAGATGGCTAATAACGCTAAATATGCTTCTGCTCCCTAAGTAAAAGGCTGAATTAATTTATTTGTATGATTTATTGAAGAAATATTAGACAGcccagttgtgtttttttttgtgtgtgtgtgtaaatcacTGTACAGAAATGGCTGGAgactttttttctatttgttttgatACATTTTTGAGGGGGTTTTGATACTTTTGGGGAAAGGGGGAAGGTTTTTCTGTTTTTCATTCAACCATCCATCTACCtcactgttgtctttttttttaattcaaattatGATACGGCAGAGCTTTACTTTAACTTCACAATTACAAATCACAAACCAAACAACACAGAAACATGGGAATTATATTGATGTTATATGACCACATAGATAATCGACCAAGTTTAATTAGGGTGCGTGACTGTGGGTCTAAACTGTAAGAGATGTCGTTGGACTGGGACAGTGTACTCGAGATACATCTGGATGGAAATAGTTTTTTGTGCCATTCGATAAAGAGAGCATTAGGACCACAAGTCATTTGAGAAAATAAAGTTGGCATATTAATGCCGCTGTAACATTCCACGGAAAAAATTATCAAATTGCCATAAAAAGTCTAAATGTTTTGAGAATAGTCAATATGTAATGAAAATATCAAAGCTGTAATAGAAATCGGGAAAGTCGTTGCGTtaccagaagaaaaaaatcgaaACTACTGAAAAAGACGTATGGCAAAAGTAGTCGGAATATTGTCGGAGATGGGtttcaaaaaagggaaaaactaAATTTGGAGGTCACAAGTGTACATTTATAAATTACTGTTCACCATTTTTCAACTTGGATTACCATTTAAGATATACAGAAGTTAAATTGACGTCTTCTAAGACGACCTCTTACATCAGGATTTTACTTGTTCAACCTCTGATATCGTTCTGGTAAATTTTTGTATCATAATATTTTGTCTTTAACGTCACTTTGTTGACTTTTCTTTCCATGTTCAATTTCCAATTGTTCTTCCTGTAATATCACAAATGACCGTTCTCCTCAATCGATGACTTTTATCATTTCCGACTTGTAATGTATGATTCATTTTACTGTCACTTTACGACTTTGCCACATAACATGAATATTGCACGTGATGCTGTTGTCCTACGACTTGTTCCTGTGTAACATTGTTACATTctgacattttctcaaaagagtTATCTAATTGAATCCTTTTTGTGTAAATTAGGATTTTATCTTGTttatatgcccccccccccccccgccccccttcccCTTTCGATGTGGCAGTACATCTCAGCTCTTTTCTTCTGCCCATGTTTCTGTCGCTGGTCGTAAAAACAAACACGACAATGCTCGATCTTCATCATTGTGGAGCCACATTCATACGTGACTGAACAGTTTTTGAAGCCAGACTTTTGGGCAGGTATTTCATTTGCTCCGGGAAGTTATTAATATTAGCAGAGGGGACTGTGTCAGAGTGGACCACATGTTTGTTCAATTATGGGTCCCAATatgaaaaacagcaaaagaaaTACTGGCTTTCTGGGCCTTTTTTCTGGgacttgttgccatggtgacagaCAGGTACGACTCGTACTTTGGTTTTaaatgcagtacagacagcgaTAACGGATCAGGGAGGGGGATTTCTCCACTGGATGGCctcaagatgaaaaaaaaaatatatattttttttgcatccatgGCCAAGTTGATTTTGTACATTTTTCCAACAGCCTTCCTCACAAAAAGTcagaatgagtttttttttgtacatgttTGCAAACGTATGCCGGAGGGTGGAAGATGATTGActgaaggaaaaaagagaatgttTCTCGATTTGTATTGGGGTTTTTTTCTACAAGAGATTtaagataaataaaaatgtatgcaaATCAAAATGGTTTGACTGTCATTGCGATCCGCCCGCAACGTTCGACGACAGTCGTGACGTCATCatataaaaagtaaataaaaagagTAGAAATAAGCATGTGAGCATTATTTTATTAAATCGTGTTGTGAGTTGCTTATAACTAACACCAACATTTAAGTAAACAATGTAGGGAAAAAAATTGAGAACTGTTATTTGAATGGGAATGACGTCACATTATTTTTCACAGTCGGGCGAACTACTTTAGCCTAGCTTAATTTGACGTCTTTGACACAGGCCCTCGCGTATTTTTACGACTTTGGTAACCGTATCACAACCATGTTACGCCCGTTACAATTCAGGTAAGCTCtacattttgttgttttcctcCGCGTCGTGCTAGTGACAGAGAGGCTAATTTAGCTTAGCTTGAACGTTACGTTGACTAAATGAGTCACTAGTAGCTCTTTAAACGGCGAATTATCGTGTGTTTAATGTTAAAAATTTACACGTATCGTGCTGCATGAAGTACtgggcctttttgtttttttaaaaaaaaggatgattTTAGCTGTCTAATAATTTTTTTCTCCCACCTTTCCGGCACAGATGATATTTACCAGAGTTTTTCCTGGTTCAAATTAAGGCTCTACAGCTTTGGCTCAATGAAGAACCATTCGTTCAGTCATTTGTAGAGATGATCTGTACCAGATAGTTCACGAGAGATCTTCCATTTGCAGTCCCTGTGGCAGGTAAAGGAGAAAAAGTAGAAATTGTAGATTAACAAAGATTAGGAATTTGTGCGtgcatataaataaaattgcattATATACGGCAGCAACAAAGTGCATGACATAAATTAATATTCCTTTAGTTACATCTTCTACCACACTGATCACATGAAAAATTCACTTTTCCTCTATTTTGTTTCACTCCAGAAAGACAATGGATGAGTAGAATAGGAAGGAAGAAGTACACGCAGCAGAAGAGGAAAGTCCTCTTCCAAGATGGCCAGTGAGCTCCATGAGGCCATCTTCATGGCCAAGCAGGAGCGCCACAAGAATCTCTTCCTCAACTACAGGAATCTCAACCATTTCCCCGTGGAGCTGCTCAAAGACGAGGGCTTGCAATTCCTGGAGAGGCTTTACATGAAGGGGAACTTGCTCACCACGCTGGTATGCACTCGATGTCACTCAAAATGTGATGTTCATGCCATAAtgcttcctttaaaaaaaattcctttTAGCCTGACAATCTTGCACAGAAGCTACCGAATCTAATAGAACTGTGAGTATTCTTATTTATATACACGATACTAGAGAGAAATAAATTACTTTCTCACGTGTgcctttcttcttctccttttaGATATTTGCATTCCAACAACATCGTGATTATTCCCGAAGGTGACTCCCCCTTGCGTTAAACCCGCCCAAATAAAAGCTAGTCATGGAAGTTATTTTGCTCATTTAAATGGAGTCAACTTTGCATCCAGCTATTGGAAACTTGCCACGGCTGCAGTCACTGGACCTGAGCTGCAACTCCCTGCATCTGCTCTGCCCGGAGATTGGACGACTGAGATCTTTGAGACACCTGCGACTGTCCAACAACCAGCTCAAAAGTCTACCACCAGGTAAGAGTCCGTGCCTTTCTTTCAGGCATCTTTTTCCAGCACGTCGCTGTCACGTTCTTGCACGTTTTTTCTGTAGCAACTTGTGCAAAGTTAGTATTTGCTGGTATCACTTTTTGGCTGCATTACCATGTTAGGCCAGCAGAGGGAAGCAGTGTTCCGTTTTACAACCTGAGTGTTACTTCTGGACaagactgaattaaaaaaaatgatcttAGTTTGTCAATTCGAGGGGAAATAGCTTAATTAACGTAACACATATCAATCATGTGAATCCTTGGTGGGCAACATTTGAAAAATGTCCATTGTCTCCCAAGAGATCGGTGACCTTCAGTTCCTGGAGACTCTGGACGTGTCTATGAACCTGCTGACATCGCTCCCCGACCGTCTGCACCGCTGCTCGTCCCTGCAGCACCTGAGTGCCGACCACAACCTGCTGAGCCACGTGCCGCGCCACCTCTGCCGGCTGGCTCGCCTCACCCAGCTCTCCATGGCCGCCAACATCCTCACCTTCCTCCCGCTCGGTGGGTGCCatcacgtgt
Coding sequences:
- the lrrc28 gene encoding leucine-rich repeat-containing protein 28 isoform X2 → MASELHEAIFMAKQERHKNLFLNYRNLNHFPVELLKDEGLQFLERLYMKGNLLTTLPDNLAQKLPNLIELYLHSNNIVIIPEAIGNLPRLQSLDLSCNSLHLLCPEIGRLRSLRHLRLSNNQLKSLPPEIGDLQFLETLDVSMNLLTSLPDRLHRCSSLQHLSADHNLLSHVPRHLCRLARLTQLSMAANILTFLPLDLGGSRELQFVFVDYNVDLKGLPSYLYNKVIGCSGCGASPPGDDQDEALSEALLGLPAEVKAVASEADNVVPLEELAMRTLHRLYQQQWHHATDVNFPPSIPLPKSLLDLLHFPLGHCHLCTQAMFTVIYPKLFPLRHTALAAVHRRTTVSFVAYCCSSRCLRTFNLQS
- the lrrc28 gene encoding leucine-rich repeat-containing protein 28 isoform X1, whose product is MASELHEAIFMAKQERHKNLFLNYRNLNHFPVELLKDEGLQFLERLYMKGNLLTTLPDNLAQKLPNLIELYLHSNNIVIIPEAIGNLPRLQSLDLSCNSLHLLCPEIGRLRSLRHLRLSNNQLKSLPPEIGDLQFLETLDVSMNLLTSLPDRLHRCSSLQHLSADHNLLSHVPRHLCRLARLTQLSMAANILTFLPLDLGGSRELQFVFVDYNVDLKGLPSYLYNKVIGCSGHVAYFLRVRSCGASPPGDDQDEALSEALLGLPAEVKAVASEADNVVPLEELAMRTLHRLYQQQWHHATDVNFPPSIPLPKSLLDLLHFPLGHCHLCTQAMFTVIYPKLFPLRHTALAAVHRRTTVSFVAYCCSSRCLRTFNLQS